A DNA window from Pseudoalteromonas spongiae UST010723-006 contains the following coding sequences:
- a CDS encoding PilW family protein — translation MTKSNLQNQLGFTMLELLLSLFVGGFVLAGVMFTYMGMKMSTSDTLDMGELQESGRLAMDILKRDIELAGFWGNFLLTPNASFLTNAPPSSPSDDCFEGVNNGTFPELGSNSAFKVFYSKEAESSNELSCISSPTSGSDILQVKRVLGEEVTGATVSSNTYFIGTPQTARFLRGTGGGLSTSGNAKVWEYAHNVYFVQDQSYTLNGKAVEVPTLRRMRLSNGEMISETVMEGVENIRFLFGLDTNSDSRVDMYKTSSQMSQTDWDQQNAVVTSVQIFILVRTLEEDRDNPPGSQTFILGGEGEHTRRLSFDDNFRRKLLTSTVRLVNVGTDQWAI, via the coding sequence ATGACCAAAAGTAACTTACAAAACCAGCTAGGTTTTACAATGCTTGAATTGCTACTTTCTTTGTTTGTCGGTGGTTTTGTGCTTGCCGGTGTCATGTTCACTTATATGGGCATGAAGATGAGTACTTCCGATACTTTAGATATGGGAGAGCTCCAGGAGTCAGGTAGACTGGCTATGGATATATTAAAAAGAGATATCGAGTTAGCCGGCTTTTGGGGGAATTTTTTGCTTACACCCAATGCTTCTTTTCTAACTAATGCTCCTCCGAGCTCTCCATCAGACGATTGCTTCGAAGGTGTTAACAATGGAACATTTCCAGAATTGGGTTCCAATTCTGCTTTTAAAGTATTTTATTCAAAAGAAGCAGAGTCATCAAATGAACTAAGTTGTATAAGTAGTCCAACTTCGGGTAGTGATATTCTTCAAGTTAAGCGTGTTTTGGGTGAAGAAGTTACTGGAGCCACTGTTTCTTCAAATACTTACTTTATTGGCACTCCCCAAACGGCACGTTTTTTAAGAGGGACTGGAGGCGGGCTGAGCACCAGTGGGAATGCAAAAGTTTGGGAGTATGCACACAATGTATATTTTGTTCAGGATCAGTCATACACACTTAATGGTAAAGCTGTAGAAGTACCGACATTAAGGCGAATGCGTCTCTCAAATGGAGAGATGATTTCTGAAACAGTGATGGAAGGAGTTGAAAATATTCGTTTTTTGTTTGGTTTAGACACAAATAGTGATTCACGTGTGGATATGTATAAAACATCATCACAAATGTCTCAGACTGACTGGGACCAACAAAACGCAGTCGTTACCAGTGTTCAAATTTTTATACTTGTTAGAACGCTTGAAGAGGATAGAGATAATCCTCCAGGAAGTCAGACTTTTATCTTGGGTGGAGAAGGCGAACATACAAGAAGGTTAAGCTTTGATGATAACTTCAGACGTAAACTATTAACATCAACTGTACGCTTAGTAAATGTGGGGACAGATCAATGGGCAATTTAA
- a CDS encoding LytR/AlgR family response regulator transcription factor has translation MNVLIVDDEPLARARIARLLQKLRPDFNIMSLAENAEQALLACSDLVPDLALLDIEMPGLSGIELAEKLKEFNPPPAIIFITAYPDKALPAFAVAPQGYLVKPIDEVALAKAIDGLKISHRAQTALKQQAAIEYIEGGIHKSVLVSDVRLVRSEDKYLRVITPNTSVLIEGSLKKLLSEFESYFVRVHRNTIVNQSYLTEIGQDHNKHWLKLLDFNEKVEVSRREWPHIKQLIQQ, from the coding sequence ATGAATGTATTAATTGTTGATGATGAACCGTTAGCGCGCGCGCGGATCGCACGTTTACTGCAAAAATTAAGACCAGACTTTAACATAATGTCGCTTGCGGAAAACGCTGAGCAGGCGTTACTGGCGTGTAGCGACTTAGTGCCAGATTTAGCATTGCTTGATATCGAAATGCCTGGATTATCAGGGATAGAACTTGCTGAAAAATTGAAAGAATTTAACCCACCGCCCGCGATTATTTTTATCACCGCTTACCCAGATAAAGCGCTTCCTGCGTTTGCGGTAGCACCGCAAGGATATTTAGTTAAACCGATTGATGAAGTTGCACTTGCAAAAGCGATAGATGGTCTGAAAATTTCACATCGCGCGCAAACTGCTTTAAAGCAGCAGGCCGCTATTGAGTACATCGAAGGTGGAATTCACAAAAGTGTGTTGGTATCAGATGTTCGACTCGTTCGTTCGGAAGATAAATACTTGCGTGTCATTACGCCAAATACAAGCGTATTAATTGAAGGTTCGTTAAAAAAACTCTTATCAGAATTTGAATCTTACTTTGTGAGAGTGCACCGCAACACAATTGTTAATCAAAGCTACTTGACCGAAATTGGCCAAGATCACAACAAGCACTGGCTTAAACTATTAGATTTTAATGAAAAAGTAGAAGTTAGCAGACGCGAGTGGCCGCATATTAAACAGCTAATTCAGCAATAA
- the pilV gene encoding type IV pilus modification protein PilV, whose protein sequence is MRANSSPFSSLPRQQANKGFTLIEVLVAFIILTVGLLGTVALQTNAKQASYDANQRSAALALANDIMERIRANDTADIVVNYSKTFSYKNTPVSKNCLNIRCSSSDIAEYDLSQWQKALRVADNTGTLANGTVCIRPTADDNGVFLRVVVAWQGRQKLTEATNKDIQCGTISNRRTVVLDSYVFMREA, encoded by the coding sequence ATGAGAGCAAACTCGTCACCTTTTTCCTCATTACCAAGGCAACAAGCAAACAAAGGCTTCACACTTATTGAAGTGCTTGTAGCTTTTATTATTTTGACAGTGGGTTTACTTGGCACTGTAGCGTTGCAAACTAATGCAAAGCAGGCCAGTTACGATGCTAACCAACGTAGTGCAGCGTTGGCGCTCGCTAACGATATAATGGAAAGAATTAGAGCGAACGACACAGCAGATATCGTAGTTAACTATAGTAAAACTTTTAGTTATAAAAATACACCTGTGTCGAAAAATTGTTTAAATATACGTTGTTCTTCGAGTGATATTGCAGAATATGATCTTTCTCAATGGCAAAAAGCGTTACGTGTTGCAGATAACACAGGAACACTTGCAAATGGCACTGTATGTATTAGACCTACGGCGGATGACAATGGTGTTTTTCTCAGAGTAGTGGTGGCTTGGCAAGGACGACAAAAACTAACTGAAGCTACAAATAAAGATATTCAGTGTGGGACGATTTCAAACCGTAGAACTGTTGTATTGGATAGTTATGTGTTTATGAGGGAGGCTTGA
- the ispH gene encoding 4-hydroxy-3-methylbut-2-enyl diphosphate reductase, with translation MKILLANPRGFCAGVDRAISIVERALDLFKPPIYVRHEVVHNKYVVNRLKDRGAIFVEELHQVPDDNIVIFSAHGVSQAVRKEAKRRELKVFDATCPLVTKVHMEVTRASRKGTECVLIGHHGHPEVEGTMGQYDNDDGGIYLVETPEDVATLSVKDADNLFYCSQTTLSVDDTADVIDALRVKFPNIHGPRKDDICYATQNRQDAVRDLADKSDLVLVVGAKNSSNSNRLRELSAKVGTPAHLIDDASVMEQVWFEGVTSVGVTAGASAPEVLVQQVVDQLKAWGGTEAIENPGEEENIIFAVPAELR, from the coding sequence ATGAAAATTTTGTTAGCAAACCCTCGTGGCTTTTGCGCAGGGGTTGATAGAGCGATTAGCATTGTTGAACGTGCTTTAGACTTATTTAAGCCGCCTATTTACGTGCGTCACGAAGTTGTGCATAACAAATATGTGGTTAATCGTCTTAAGGATCGCGGTGCAATTTTTGTTGAAGAATTGCACCAGGTACCTGACGATAACATTGTTATTTTTAGCGCTCACGGCGTATCGCAAGCGGTACGCAAAGAGGCTAAACGTCGCGAGCTTAAAGTGTTTGATGCAACCTGTCCACTTGTCACAAAAGTGCATATGGAAGTAACACGCGCTAGCCGCAAAGGCACAGAATGTGTGTTAATTGGTCACCATGGTCACCCAGAGGTGGAAGGTACTATGGGTCAGTACGACAATGATGACGGCGGCATTTACTTGGTGGAAACACCAGAAGATGTAGCAACACTTTCAGTGAAAGATGCGGATAACTTGTTCTACTGTAGCCAAACAACACTGTCGGTGGATGATACTGCTGATGTGATTGATGCGCTGCGAGTAAAATTCCCAAACATTCATGGTCCGCGTAAAGACGATATTTGCTATGCAACACAAAATCGCCAAGATGCGGTGCGTGATTTAGCCGATAAGAGTGATTTAGTATTAGTGGTTGGCGCTAAAAACAGTTCTAACTCAAATCGTTTACGTGAGTTAAGTGCAAAAGTAGGAACACCTGCACACTTAATTGATGATGCAAGCGTAATGGAACAAGTCTGGTTTGAAGGTGTAACGAGTGTCGGTGTAACAGCAGGAGCATCTGCACCAGAAGTCTTGGTGCAACAAGTGGTAGACCAACTCAAAGCATGGGGTGGCACAGAAGCAATTGAAAACCCAGGTGAAGAAGAAAATATCATCTTTGCGGTACCTGCTGAATTGAGATAA
- a CDS encoding sensor histidine kinase produces MISMNQIKGDLLASLLNDRALLAVIIVGQLLAVILTFSPLIHRDPWLALAPVSLFIHFVSLTSLTSIYLLKSQLQKASYQQQLIVLVLLICGFTVATSYFVYSFEILDDISLLEFLTRNLLIAFIIAMLYAQFSIMHAERSHSEQVATKAQLSSLQARIRPHFLFNSLNMAAELVYHDAQDAEKTILALADLSRAAMHCDEAILLEKDVLLAQQYMLVESWRFGDRLTVDWQIPEHLPELKIPALTIQPLLENAICHGVEPSVSSSHISVQLLVSNSSVSLIVDNPYLPEASKSRPSNGIAVENIKERLQMYFGKRAKLTHFVQGDSFRTKLVIPR; encoded by the coding sequence ATGATTTCGATGAATCAAATTAAAGGCGATTTATTAGCAAGCTTACTTAATGACCGCGCACTGTTAGCAGTAATTATTGTCGGCCAACTGTTGGCCGTTATTTTAACCTTCTCACCTCTTATTCACCGCGACCCTTGGCTTGCCCTCGCACCCGTTAGTCTGTTTATTCATTTTGTTTCACTCACCAGTTTAACGTCAATTTATTTGCTTAAAAGTCAGTTGCAAAAAGCAAGTTATCAGCAGCAACTTATTGTACTAGTCCTACTTATATGCGGTTTTACAGTTGCAACCAGCTACTTTGTTTATTCGTTTGAGATTTTAGATGACATTTCGCTGCTCGAATTTTTAACACGAAATTTGCTTATCGCGTTTATAATCGCAATGCTTTACGCGCAATTTAGCATTATGCATGCAGAGCGCAGCCATTCAGAACAAGTCGCCACTAAGGCGCAGTTAAGTTCGTTACAAGCTCGGATCAGACCACACTTTTTGTTTAACAGTCTTAATATGGCAGCTGAATTGGTGTATCACGATGCACAAGATGCTGAAAAAACAATTTTAGCGCTGGCAGACTTATCCCGTGCTGCAATGCATTGCGATGAAGCGATTTTACTTGAAAAAGACGTATTATTAGCCCAACAATATATGCTAGTTGAGTCTTGGCGCTTTGGTGATAGATTAACCGTTGATTGGCAAATTCCAGAGCACTTACCTGAACTTAAAATACCTGCGTTGACTATTCAGCCTCTTTTAGAAAATGCGATTTGCCATGGCGTTGAGCCAAGTGTGAGTTCATCGCATATTTCAGTGCAATTATTAGTAAGTAACAGTTCAGTGTCGCTCATTGTCGATAATCCGTACTTGCCTGAAGCATCTAAATCGAGGCCTAGCAATGGTATTGCGGTAGAGAATATTAAAGAGCGGCTGCAAATGTATTTTGGTAAACGGGCAAAATTGACTCATTTTGTTCAAGGCGATAGTTTTCGCACTAAGTTGGTGATCCCGAGATAG
- the fkpB gene encoding FKBP-type peptidyl-prolyl cis-trans isomerase, protein MTDLKIGENSEVIFHFSIKLEDGSAADSTKVHNKPAKLVMGDGSLTANFEKCLLGLYAGDEKSFTLAPEDAFGMPNPDNVYYVDRSKFGSDTPAEVGAIIAFTQPDGTDLPGLIREVAGDSVTVDFNHPLAGQQVEFEVEILEVRN, encoded by the coding sequence ATGACAGATTTAAAGATTGGTGAAAACTCAGAAGTAATTTTTCACTTTTCAATCAAATTAGAAGATGGCTCAGCTGCCGATTCAACGAAAGTTCATAACAAGCCAGCTAAACTAGTGATGGGTGATGGTAGCTTAACTGCAAATTTTGAAAAGTGTTTGTTAGGCTTATACGCAGGCGATGAAAAAAGCTTTACGCTGGCGCCAGAAGATGCATTTGGTATGCCTAATCCTGATAATGTTTACTATGTTGACCGCAGTAAATTTGGTTCAGATACACCGGCTGAAGTAGGCGCAATTATCGCGTTTACACAACCTGATGGCACCGACCTTCCTGGTTTAATTCGCGAAGTGGCGGGTGACTCTGTAACGGTTGATTTTAATCATCCATTAGCGGGACAACAGGTTGAGTTTGAAGTTGAAATTTTAGAAGTGCGAAATTAA